The following proteins are co-located in the Drosophila gunungcola strain Sukarami unplaced genomic scaffold, Dgunungcola_SK_2 000140F, whole genome shotgun sequence genome:
- the LOC128265619 gene encoding multiple epidermal growth factor-like domains protein 6: MPMMMLAWIVVLLAGLPGLRICRAEDLLELSCSSDAQCSQFERGRCLDMVCICTARGAGERVTCSPLEKKLTNIIGGPCPCPMPHADCHPRWDQCLCSAGHVPSGDRRRCLPEAVAPGGECEFQRQCQLADRFSSCSGGQCICTSQFELHEGRCLAVLQSICGVDKDCGSCGASLCLTKVKKCGCAAGYVHNHNMTKCVTGSGYGASCEHSAQCKVKLGGDAKCLDHQCGCRPSHYPRRVANAVAKEEEPEEERITCEPIVPFGALCLHDGQCRMQSLLEETNGTAPAPMVCKWGECSCSESHRLEDNKCIRVESGASRMQHHPLAFLLLGLLQFTMILYYGV, from the exons ATGCCAATGATGATGCTTGCTTGGATCGTAGTGCTGCTGGCTGGACTGCCAGGATTAAGGATCTGCCGGGCGGAGGATCTGCTGGAGCTGTCCTGCAGCTCGGATGCACAGTGCTCGCAATTCGAGCGTGGTCGGTGCCTGGACATGGTCTGCATCTGCACGGCACGTGGCGCCGGCGAAAGGGTAACCTGTTCGCCGCTGGAGAAGAAGCTGACCAACATCATAGGTGGACCCTGTCCATGTCCCATGCCCCATGCCGACTGTCATCCGCGGTGGGATCAGTGCCTCTGCTCCGCGGGCCATGTGCCCAGTGGCGATCGGCGTCGCTGTCTGCCGGAGGCAGTTGCTCCGGGCGGCGAATGCGAGTTCCAGCGGCAGTGCCAGCTGGCGGATCGGTTTAGCTCCTGCTCTGGGGGCCAGTGCATCTGCACTTCCCAATTCGAGCTTCACGAGGGACGCTGCCTGGCCGTGCTGC AATCCATATGCGGCGTGGACAAGGATTGTGGGAGCTGTGGCGCCTCCCTTTGCCTGACCAAAGTGAAGAAGTGCGGCTGTGCCGCTGGCTACGTTCACAACCACAACATGACCAAGTGCGTCACGGGATCCGGATACGGGGCCAGCTGCGAGCACAGTGCCCAGTGCAAGGTCAAGCTTGGGGGCGATGCCAAGTGCCTGGACCACCAATGCGGCTGTCGGCCATCGCACTACCCCAGAAGGGTAGCCAACGCGGTGGCCAAGGAGGAGGAGCCGGAGGAGGAGCGGATCACCTGCGAACCCATCGTGCCCTTTGGAGCACTCTGTCTGCACGATGGCCAGTGCCGGATGCAGTCCCTCCTGGAGGAGACCAATGGAACAGCGCCAGCACCCATGGTCTGCAAGTGGGGCGAGTGCTCTTGCAGTGAGAGCCACCGACTGGAGGACAACAAGTGCATCCGTGTGGAAAGTGGAGCCTCACGCATGCAGCATCACCCATTAGCTTTCCTTCTCCTCGGTTTGCTCCAGTTTACAATGATTCTTTATTATGGTGtatag